A DNA window from Clavibacter sepedonicus contains the following coding sequences:
- a CDS encoding LacI family DNA-binding transcriptional regulator yields MMTTETPRGRAPSIRDVARLAGVSHQTVSRVLNDSPSLRAETRQRVLDVMEQVQYRPNRAARALVTSRSRTIGVLTAQSSQYGPASSIAAIEAAAREAGYLVTTTNLPSSDEAAIQVALGHLVDQAVEGLVVVAPQVRVREVIASMSLDVPYVTMQSDGRGDAHDLSVDQIAGARLATRHLLDLGHRDIYHLAGPQDWIEAEARMRGFLDAMSAAEVPTTAPILGDWTAEFGFYAGREMLRLRDFTAIFSSNDQMALGLIHAVRDAGLDVPRDVSIVGFDDIPEAAHFWPPLTTVRQDFAEVGCRCVALLLDGMGGTGDRYRGTITPELVVRASSGPPSS; encoded by the coding sequence ATGATGACGACGGAGACGCCGCGCGGCAGGGCGCCGAGCATCCGCGACGTCGCGCGACTCGCGGGGGTGTCGCACCAGACCGTCTCCCGCGTCCTCAACGACTCGCCCTCGCTCCGCGCGGAGACGCGCCAACGCGTGCTCGACGTGATGGAGCAGGTGCAGTACCGGCCCAACCGCGCGGCTCGGGCCCTCGTCACCAGCCGCTCGCGCACGATCGGCGTGCTCACCGCCCAGAGTTCGCAGTACGGCCCGGCGTCGTCCATCGCGGCGATCGAGGCGGCGGCCCGCGAGGCCGGGTACCTGGTCACGACCACGAACCTGCCCTCGTCCGACGAGGCCGCGATCCAGGTCGCGCTCGGGCACCTCGTTGACCAGGCGGTGGAGGGCCTCGTCGTCGTGGCGCCGCAGGTGCGCGTGCGCGAGGTGATCGCCAGCATGTCGCTCGACGTCCCGTACGTGACCATGCAGAGCGACGGGCGCGGCGACGCGCACGACCTCTCGGTCGACCAGATCGCGGGTGCGCGCCTGGCCACGCGGCACCTGCTCGACCTCGGGCACCGCGACATCTACCACCTCGCCGGCCCGCAGGACTGGATCGAGGCGGAGGCCCGCATGCGCGGCTTCCTCGACGCCATGTCGGCCGCCGAGGTGCCCACGACCGCGCCGATCCTCGGCGACTGGACGGCCGAGTTCGGCTTCTACGCGGGTCGGGAGATGCTGCGCCTCCGCGACTTCACCGCGATCTTCTCCAGCAACGACCAGATGGCCCTCGGCCTCATCCACGCCGTCCGCGACGCCGGCCTCGACGTCCCGCGCGACGTCAGCATCGTCGGCTTCGACGACATCCCGGAGGCGGCGCACTTCTGGCCGCCGCTCACGACCGTCCGCCAGGACTTCGCCGAGGTCGGTTGCCGCTGCGTCGCGCTCCTCCTCGACGGCATGGGCGGGACGGGGGACCGGTACCGCGGCACGATCACGCCGGAGCTCGTCGTGCGCGCGTCCTCGGGACCGCCCTCGTCCTGA